Proteins encoded within one genomic window of Ammonifex degensii KC4:
- the dnaA gene encoding chromosomal replication initiator protein DnaA, with amino-acid sequence MVATELQRCWKEILANLEKVVARHSFEHWLKPLRPVACANQTVYIAVPNHFSKDWLTQRYAPILKQAFSEALGMDLAVKFILAEEEPLYINLEAKNNSAVITPPQLNPKYTFENFVVGNSNRFAHAAALAVAEAPARAYNPLFIYGGVGLGKTHLMHAIGHHILSRRPDLKVAYVTTEKFTNEMIDALQMNRTQQFREKYRNVDVLLIDDIQFLAGKERTQEEFFHTFNTLYEAARQIVISSDRPPKEIPTLEERLRSRFEWGLITDIQPPDFETRVAILRKKAQLENVTVPDETLLFIADRIQSNIRELEGAFIRVVAFAALTNSPITPETAATVLKDIFHAPRKKEVTVETIQEVVAKYYNLKPEDLRGKKRHRAVALPRQIAMYLARELTDLSLPKIGELFGGRDHTTVLHACEKISAALKEDLKLQGVVSELINRIKNSD; translated from the coding sequence TTGGTGGCAACCGAGCTCCAGCGGTGCTGGAAAGAGATACTGGCCAACTTAGAAAAGGTCGTGGCCAGGCACTCTTTTGAGCATTGGCTCAAACCCCTCCGCCCGGTAGCCTGCGCGAACCAGACGGTCTACATAGCCGTCCCGAACCACTTTTCCAAAGACTGGCTTACCCAACGCTACGCGCCGATTCTCAAGCAAGCCTTCAGCGAAGCTCTAGGAATGGACTTGGCCGTAAAGTTTATTCTGGCTGAGGAAGAGCCGCTTTACATTAACTTGGAGGCTAAGAATAACAGCGCCGTTATCACCCCACCGCAGCTCAACCCCAAATACACCTTTGAGAACTTCGTGGTGGGTAACTCCAACCGCTTCGCCCATGCGGCGGCACTGGCCGTGGCCGAAGCGCCGGCACGAGCTTACAACCCCCTTTTCATCTACGGGGGGGTTGGACTGGGTAAGACCCACCTCATGCACGCCATCGGCCACCACATCTTAAGCCGCCGACCGGACTTAAAGGTGGCCTACGTAACCACCGAGAAGTTCACTAACGAGATGATAGATGCCCTGCAGATGAACCGGACCCAGCAGTTTCGCGAAAAGTATCGCAATGTGGATGTTCTGTTGATAGACGATATTCAGTTCTTGGCGGGCAAGGAAAGAACCCAAGAAGAATTTTTCCACACTTTCAACACCTTATACGAAGCGGCGCGCCAAATCGTCATTTCCAGTGACCGCCCGCCCAAAGAGATACCTACCTTAGAAGAAAGGTTGCGCTCCCGCTTCGAGTGGGGGCTTATCACCGATATCCAGCCCCCGGACTTCGAGACCCGCGTGGCCATTTTGCGTAAAAAAGCACAATTGGAGAACGTAACTGTCCCTGACGAGACCCTGCTTTTCATCGCCGACCGGATACAGTCCAACATTCGAGAACTGGAAGGGGCCTTCATCCGGGTGGTGGCCTTCGCCGCCCTCACCAACAGCCCCATAACTCCAGAGACGGCCGCCACCGTGCTGAAAGACATCTTCCACGCGCCCCGTAAGAAAGAGGTAACGGTAGAGACCATCCAGGAAGTGGTGGCCAAATACTATAACCTTAAACCGGAAGATTTAAGAGGAAAGAAGCGCCACCGGGCGGTGGCCCTCCCGCGGCAAATAGCCATGTACCTTGCCCGCGAGCTCACCGATCTCTCCCTACCGAAGATAGGGGAACTTTTCGGCGGCCGCGACCATACTACCGTGCTGCACGCCTGCGAGAAGATCAGCGCTGCTTTAAAGGAAGACCTAAAGCTACAGGGAGTTGTGAGCGAGTTGATTAACCGGATAAAAAACTCCGACTAA
- the dnaN gene encoding DNA polymerase III subunit beta: MQFTISQEDLERVLSVCLRCIPSKPSMPQLAGILFRKEGSKLTATATDLDVQVTVELPRVNLEEEGELWLPAKETFDLVRRLPEDVLVELRQAGSNQVLLSYPGGEARLAGMDPGEFPLIEQSVEEVLEFPGEGLLDALRYVLYAAAPDDLRPIFTGVEISYSSPEGELTFAATDGHRLAVFRRGEEPRLESRVVPAQYLKEVLVLGRLLGEEPKRIRLGKTTASFHWEEVELYSRLIEGKFPDWQQALPKDPPATSLSLTVGTLLSCLERARVIARAQASGVPAVFLVKEGEGVRIEARSEAGEFKEHVDGRAEGEDLTLAFNADYLMEALRVLDREAEVLVSLYGPMAPIIITSGSCKEYLALVLPLRLV, from the coding sequence TTGCAGTTTACCATAAGCCAAGAGGACCTGGAAAGAGTCTTGAGCGTCTGCCTGCGCTGCATCCCCTCCAAACCTTCCATGCCGCAGCTTGCCGGGATACTCTTCCGGAAGGAAGGAAGCAAGCTTACCGCCACCGCTACCGACCTTGATGTTCAGGTAACGGTAGAGCTGCCTCGGGTTAACCTAGAGGAGGAAGGGGAGCTCTGGCTGCCGGCTAAAGAGACCTTTGACCTGGTGCGCCGCCTGCCGGAAGACGTCCTGGTAGAGCTCAGGCAGGCCGGATCGAACCAAGTTCTGCTTTCCTATCCCGGCGGGGAAGCCCGCCTTGCCGGCATGGACCCCGGGGAGTTTCCTTTGATAGAGCAAAGTGTGGAGGAAGTCTTGGAGTTTCCAGGAGAGGGGTTGCTAGATGCCCTACGCTATGTCCTTTACGCTGCAGCTCCGGATGACCTGCGCCCCATCTTCACCGGTGTAGAGATAAGCTACTCTTCTCCTGAAGGGGAGCTGACCTTTGCAGCCACCGACGGGCACCGGCTGGCGGTTTTCCGCCGCGGGGAGGAGCCAAGGCTGGAGTCGCGAGTGGTACCTGCCCAGTACCTGAAGGAGGTCCTGGTGCTAGGGAGGCTTTTGGGGGAAGAGCCCAAAAGGATACGACTAGGCAAGACTACAGCTTCCTTCCACTGGGAGGAGGTAGAGCTTTACTCCCGATTAATCGAAGGCAAGTTTCCCGACTGGCAGCAGGCCTTGCCCAAGGATCCTCCCGCGACCTCCCTTTCCTTGACCGTCGGTACCTTACTTTCTTGCCTTGAGCGGGCGCGGGTCATAGCTCGGGCCCAAGCTTCCGGTGTCCCGGCGGTCTTTCTGGTCAAAGAGGGAGAAGGGGTCAGGATAGAAGCCCGCAGCGAGGCGGGAGAGTTCAAGGAGCATGTAGATGGCCGGGCGGAAGGAGAAGACCTCACCTTGGCTTTCAACGCCGACTATCTTATGGAGGCCCTGCGGGTGCTGGACCGGGAGGCGGAGGTACTGGTCTCCCTTTATGGTCCCATGGCCCCGATAATCATAACCTCGGGCAGTTGTAAGGAGTACCTAGCTTTGGTACTGCCACTACGCTTGGTGTAA
- the recF gene encoding DNA replication/repair protein RecF (All proteins in this family for which functions are known are DNA-binding proteins that assist the filamentation of RecA onto DNA for the initiation of recombination or recombinational repair.) → MWIRSLFLRNFRNYCELEWEPSSGINLLKGPNAAGKTNLLEALYFVLCGRSFRTLREEEIVRTGETTTLIKGKIATAWGEIETEVRFKKGTKLLFYQGKPASRRDFPGEKVVLLFRPEDLLVVTGTPAERRGFFNRVLAKLVPGYEEVLTRYQRALEQRNALLRLPEKKGEELEIWTEALVSAGALLYRLRVEGLGLIGPLTSSLYRELVGKKLVLRYATNAVSPAKEKPLAEQFAEALSALAEKEKVLGQTLVGPHRDDFLFIVEGEDLRYKGSRGEVRAAVLALKLAEAKLLEKMTGERTIFFLDDVFSEFDPQRRRALALYLEERQSFVTSAEPELKLPGRTFLIEQGRLRAADY, encoded by the coding sequence TTGTGGATAAGGTCGCTTTTTCTACGCAACTTCCGCAACTACTGCGAGCTTGAGTGGGAGCCCTCCAGTGGGATAAACTTACTAAAGGGGCCCAACGCTGCGGGAAAAACCAACCTGCTGGAGGCTCTTTATTTTGTTTTGTGCGGTCGCTCCTTCCGCACCCTGCGGGAAGAAGAGATCGTCCGGACGGGGGAAACGACGACACTCATCAAAGGGAAGATAGCAACTGCCTGGGGAGAAATAGAGACCGAAGTGAGATTTAAAAAGGGAACCAAGCTTCTCTTCTACCAGGGGAAGCCTGCTTCCCGCCGCGACTTTCCCGGGGAAAAGGTGGTATTACTCTTCCGTCCCGAGGATCTCTTGGTGGTTACGGGAACGCCGGCGGAGAGGAGAGGGTTCTTCAACCGGGTTTTGGCCAAGCTCGTGCCGGGTTACGAAGAGGTGCTTACCCGCTACCAGCGGGCGCTGGAGCAGCGCAATGCCCTTTTGCGCCTGCCAGAGAAGAAAGGGGAAGAGCTGGAGATATGGACCGAAGCTTTAGTTTCCGCGGGTGCTCTACTTTACCGGCTGCGGGTCGAGGGCCTGGGGTTGATAGGACCGCTTACTTCCTCCCTTTATCGGGAACTGGTGGGAAAGAAGCTAGTGCTTCGCTACGCGACCAACGCCGTCTCTCCTGCCAAGGAGAAGCCTTTGGCGGAGCAGTTTGCGGAAGCACTTTCTGCTTTGGCCGAGAAGGAGAAGGTTTTGGGACAGACCCTGGTGGGCCCGCACCGCGACGACTTCCTTTTTATAGTGGAGGGAGAAGACCTGCGCTACAAGGGCTCGCGCGGGGAGGTAAGGGCAGCGGTGTTGGCCTTGAAGCTGGCGGAAGCCAAGCTTTTAGAGAAGATGACCGGAGAGAGGACGATCTTCTTCTTAGACGACGTGTTCTCCGAGTTCGACCCTCAGCGCCGCCGAGCCTTGGCCCTTTATCTGGAAGAACGCCAGTCGTTTGTCACTTCGGCCGAGCCGGAGCTCAAGCTGCCCGGTCGGACCTTCCTCATAGAGCAGGGAAGACTCCGAGCCGCCGATTACTAG
- the remB gene encoding extracellular matrix regulator RemB, with protein MLVHLGGDVTVHKKEIVAILNSEVGEAPSTKEFLRAMRDEGRLINLAGESKRRSIVITSDKVYITYLSCSALKRRAENLLLED; from the coding sequence ATGCTGGTTCACTTAGGCGGGGATGTCACCGTACACAAGAAGGAGATCGTGGCCATATTGAACAGCGAGGTAGGGGAGGCCCCTTCTACCAAAGAGTTTTTGCGGGCTATGCGCGATGAGGGACGTCTAATTAACCTGGCGGGCGAGAGCAAGCGCCGGTCGATAGTCATAACTTCCGACAAAGTGTACATCACCTATCTTTCCTGTAGCGCCCTCAAACGGCGGGCAGAAAATCTCCTTCTGGAGGATTAG
- the gyrB gene encoding DNA topoisomerase (ATP-hydrolyzing) subunit B → MPQEEKEREEYRASSIQILEGLEAVRRRPGMYIGSTGPRGLHHLVYEVVDNSIDEALAGFCTEIEVVIKQDNSVLVKDNGRGIPVDIHPQAGRPAVEVVLTTLHAGGKFGGGGYKVSGGLHGVGVSVVNALSEWLEVEVHREGRIWRQRFERGRPVTDLEAIGETDRTGTTVHFKPDHQIFEEVVFSQDYLTQRLRELSFLVPEVRIVLRDERTGEEFVFHHKGGLRDFVRHLNRAREVLHPDPIYLAGEREGMVVEAALQYHDGYAESIFSYANTIRTVDGGTHEAGFKAALTRVVNDYGRRHGIIPENFQLAGEDVREGLTAVVAVKVPDPQFEGQTKTKLGNTQVRRVVESIVGEGLASFFEENPSIARLIVEKALAAARAREAARRARELARRKGLLESTSLPGKLADCSERDPAKTELYIVEGDSAGGSAKQGRDRRFQAILPLRGKILNVEKARLDKILANEEIKALITAIGAGIGEDLDLKKVRYHKLIIMTDADVDGAHIRTLLLTFFFRYMRPLIEAGYVYIAQPPLYRVRKGKESFYAYNDAELEKLLSTLGRNGVTIQRYKGLGEMNAEQLWETTMNPEKRVILQVTLEDAVAADELFSTLMGDKVEPRREFISRYARYVRNLDI, encoded by the coding sequence TTGCCGCAAGAAGAAAAGGAGCGGGAAGAATACCGAGCTTCGTCTATCCAGATACTGGAAGGATTAGAGGCGGTAAGGCGCCGCCCCGGCATGTACATAGGCTCTACCGGCCCCCGGGGGCTTCACCACCTGGTGTACGAGGTGGTAGACAACAGTATAGACGAGGCCCTGGCCGGCTTTTGCACCGAGATCGAGGTGGTCATCAAGCAAGATAACAGCGTCCTGGTGAAGGACAACGGGCGGGGCATCCCGGTGGACATCCACCCCCAGGCGGGAAGGCCGGCAGTAGAGGTAGTCCTTACCACCCTGCACGCTGGAGGAAAGTTTGGCGGCGGGGGGTACAAGGTTTCTGGTGGGCTCCATGGGGTGGGCGTTTCGGTGGTCAACGCCCTCTCGGAGTGGCTGGAGGTGGAAGTGCACCGGGAAGGTAGGATCTGGCGGCAGCGCTTTGAGCGCGGCAGGCCGGTAACCGACCTTGAGGCGATAGGAGAGACCGACCGTACAGGTACCACGGTACACTTTAAGCCCGACCACCAGATCTTCGAGGAAGTGGTCTTCAGCCAGGACTATCTTACCCAGCGCCTGCGGGAGCTCTCCTTCCTGGTCCCAGAAGTGAGGATTGTTCTGAGGGACGAGCGCACGGGGGAAGAGTTCGTCTTCCACCATAAGGGAGGGCTTAGAGACTTCGTACGGCATCTCAACCGGGCGCGGGAGGTCCTCCACCCAGACCCCATATACCTGGCCGGCGAACGCGAGGGTATGGTGGTGGAGGCCGCCCTGCAGTACCATGACGGCTATGCAGAAAGCATTTTCTCCTACGCCAACACCATACGTACTGTGGACGGTGGAACGCATGAGGCAGGCTTCAAAGCTGCCTTGACCAGGGTGGTTAACGACTACGGCCGTCGGCACGGAATTATCCCGGAAAACTTTCAACTCGCCGGGGAGGACGTGCGCGAGGGACTTACCGCCGTGGTGGCGGTTAAAGTGCCCGATCCCCAGTTCGAGGGGCAGACCAAGACCAAGCTGGGGAACACCCAGGTGCGCAGGGTAGTGGAGTCGATAGTAGGAGAAGGGCTGGCGAGCTTTTTCGAGGAGAACCCCAGTATTGCCCGGCTTATCGTGGAAAAAGCCTTGGCGGCGGCTAGGGCGCGTGAGGCGGCCCGGCGAGCGCGGGAGTTAGCCCGGCGCAAAGGTTTGCTGGAAAGCACTTCCTTGCCGGGGAAGCTGGCCGACTGCAGCGAGAGGGACCCGGCCAAGACCGAACTTTATATCGTGGAGGGTGACTCGGCGGGAGGTTCGGCCAAGCAGGGGCGCGACCGGCGCTTCCAGGCCATCTTGCCCTTGCGGGGTAAGATCCTCAATGTGGAAAAGGCCCGGCTCGACAAAATCCTGGCCAACGAGGAAATAAAGGCCCTTATTACGGCCATCGGGGCAGGAATAGGGGAAGATCTGGATCTCAAGAAGGTGCGCTACCACAAGCTCATCATCATGACCGATGCGGACGTAGACGGGGCGCACATCCGCACCCTTCTCCTCACCTTCTTCTTCCGCTACATGCGCCCGCTTATAGAGGCCGGCTACGTTTACATAGCCCAGCCCCCTCTCTACCGGGTGCGCAAGGGAAAGGAAAGCTTCTACGCTTATAACGACGCCGAGCTGGAAAAGCTTTTAAGCACTCTGGGGCGCAACGGAGTGACCATCCAGCGCTACAAGGGCTTGGGCGAGATGAACGCGGAGCAGTTGTGGGAGACCACCATGAACCCGGAAAAGCGGGTCATCCTCCAGGTCACCCTGGAGGATGCGGTAGCGGCTGATGAACTTTTCAGTACCCTAATGGGGGACAAGGTGGAGCCGCGGCGCGAGTTCATAAGCCGTTACGCCCGCTATGTGCGCAACCTCGACATTTAG
- the gyrA gene encoding DNA gyrase subunit A has translation MGKVIPIEITEEMRQSYLDYAMSVIVGRALPDVRDGLKPVHRRILYAMHTLGMTPDRPHRKSAYIVGEVLARYHPHGDAPVYDALVRLAQDFACRYPLVDGHGNFGSIDGDAPAAMRYTEARLSRYALEMLRDINKDTVDFVPNYDGTTQEPAVLPSRLPNLLVNGSAGIAVGMATNIPPHNLGEVIDGLLALIDNPDLSLEELMRYVPGPDFPTGGIILGREGIRTAYATGRGGIVVRGKATIERKGNRNLIVITEIPYQVNKARLLERIAELVKEKRLEGVADLRDESDRSGIRVVVELKRDADPQVILNRLYKHTQLEETFGVIMLALVNGQPEVLSLKEMMRHYLNHQKEVVVRRCQYELREAQLRLEVVEGLVVAVDNIDAVVQLIKTAPDVPTAKERLISTFGLTEKQAQAILDMRLQRLTALEREKLVAELKELKEKIAYLEGVLADEAKVWGIVKEELKALKERFADPRRTLIVDEEVTYRPEDLIPAEQVVVLLSHQGYIKRQDKSLYRSQHRGGRGVTGLKLKDGDFVRHLYLANTHDYLLFFTSAGRVHRLKVYEIPEAERAGRGTALPNLLQLSPEEQVTAIIPVADFSEDKYVLLVTRQGVVKKLPLGELANIRRVGLNAISLDPGDELVAAALPGPEEEVLLVTEGGKAIRFRAAEVRPMGRAARGVRGMKLRPGDRVAGLAVLDGAGEVLLVTAGGYGKRVKTADFPLQGRGGMGVTALAVSKTSGPVVGVEVVRDEEEILLASAAGWLTRLKVKEVPVMGRQARGVVLMRLQPEDRLVALAKIGED, from the coding sequence ATGGGCAAGGTAATTCCCATAGAAATAACGGAAGAGATGCGGCAGTCCTACCTCGATTACGCTATGAGCGTGATCGTGGGGAGGGCCCTGCCCGACGTGCGCGACGGGCTTAAGCCCGTGCACCGGCGCATTCTTTACGCCATGCACACCCTGGGCATGACCCCAGATAGGCCGCACCGCAAGTCAGCCTACATCGTCGGTGAGGTTTTGGCTCGCTACCACCCCCACGGCGATGCCCCGGTATACGACGCTCTGGTGCGGTTGGCCCAGGACTTCGCCTGCCGCTATCCCTTGGTGGACGGACACGGAAACTTCGGTTCGATAGACGGGGACGCTCCGGCAGCCATGCGCTACACCGAAGCGCGGCTCTCCCGCTACGCCCTGGAAATGCTGCGCGACATTAACAAAGACACGGTGGACTTCGTCCCCAACTACGACGGCACCACCCAGGAGCCTGCTGTTCTTCCCTCCCGTTTGCCCAACCTCCTGGTGAACGGCTCGGCGGGAATAGCTGTGGGCATGGCCACCAACATCCCCCCGCACAATCTGGGGGAGGTTATCGACGGCCTGCTGGCGCTTATCGACAACCCCGACCTCTCCTTAGAGGAACTCATGCGCTACGTTCCCGGGCCAGACTTTCCTACCGGCGGGATAATCCTGGGGAGAGAAGGGATCCGGACGGCCTACGCCACCGGGCGCGGCGGGATAGTGGTGCGGGGCAAGGCCACCATTGAACGCAAGGGGAACCGCAACCTCATCGTGATCACCGAAATCCCTTACCAGGTCAACAAGGCTCGGCTCCTGGAAAGGATAGCGGAGCTCGTCAAAGAGAAGCGGCTGGAAGGGGTAGCCGACCTGCGTGACGAGTCGGACCGGAGCGGCATACGGGTGGTAGTGGAACTCAAGCGGGATGCCGATCCGCAGGTGATCCTCAACCGCCTCTACAAGCACACCCAGTTGGAAGAGACCTTCGGGGTGATCATGCTGGCCCTGGTGAACGGGCAGCCGGAGGTCTTGAGCCTCAAAGAGATGATGCGGCATTATCTCAACCACCAGAAAGAGGTGGTCGTCCGCCGCTGCCAGTATGAGCTCCGGGAGGCCCAGCTGAGGCTGGAGGTGGTGGAAGGTCTGGTGGTGGCGGTGGACAACATCGACGCCGTGGTTCAGCTCATCAAAACGGCTCCCGACGTACCGACGGCTAAAGAAAGGCTTATAAGTACCTTTGGGCTTACGGAAAAACAGGCCCAGGCCATCTTGGACATGCGCCTGCAGAGGCTAACCGCCCTCGAGCGCGAAAAGCTGGTGGCGGAGCTGAAGGAACTTAAGGAAAAGATAGCCTACCTGGAGGGAGTACTGGCGGACGAGGCTAAAGTCTGGGGGATCGTCAAGGAGGAGCTTAAGGCCCTGAAGGAAAGGTTTGCCGATCCCCGGCGCACCCTCATCGTAGACGAGGAGGTCACCTACCGGCCCGAGGACCTTATACCGGCGGAGCAGGTGGTGGTACTCCTCTCGCATCAGGGATATATTAAGCGCCAGGACAAGAGCCTTTACCGCAGCCAGCACCGGGGAGGCCGGGGGGTGACAGGGCTCAAGCTCAAAGACGGCGATTTCGTGCGCCACCTCTACCTGGCCAATACCCATGATTACCTCCTTTTCTTCACCAGCGCCGGTCGCGTCCACCGTTTAAAGGTTTACGAGATCCCGGAGGCGGAGCGCGCCGGTAGGGGGACGGCCCTTCCTAACCTCCTTCAACTTTCTCCCGAAGAGCAGGTGACGGCCATCATCCCGGTGGCCGACTTCTCCGAGGATAAGTACGTCCTGCTGGTGACGCGGCAGGGGGTGGTGAAGAAGCTTCCCTTGGGGGAGTTGGCCAACATCCGGCGAGTGGGGCTCAACGCTATCTCCCTGGATCCCGGTGACGAACTGGTGGCGGCCGCCCTTCCCGGTCCGGAAGAGGAGGTGCTCCTGGTAACCGAAGGGGGGAAGGCCATCCGCTTCCGGGCGGCAGAGGTGCGCCCCATGGGGCGGGCGGCGCGCGGGGTGCGGGGAATGAAGTTGCGCCCCGGCGATCGGGTGGCGGGGCTGGCGGTCCTAGACGGTGCCGGTGAGGTTTTGCTGGTCACTGCTGGGGGTTACGGAAAACGGGTGAAGACGGCCGACTTCCCCCTCCAAGGAAGAGGCGGGATGGGGGTCACCGCTCTGGCCGTCTCGAAGACGAGCGGCCCTGTGGTGGGGGTAGAAGTGGTGCGGGACGAGGAAGAGATACTCCTAGCCAGCGCCGCCGGTTGGCTTACGCGCCTTAAAGTTAAAGAAGTTCCCGTCATGGGGCGGCAGGCGCGGGGAGTGGTACTCATGCGCCTGCAGCCGGAGGACCGGTTGGTGGCCTTGGCCAAGATCGGCGAGGATTGA
- the pdxS gene encoding pyridoxal 5'-phosphate synthase lyase subunit PdxS encodes MVKGTWTVKKGLAEMLKGGVIMDVTTPEQAKIAEEAGACAVMALERVPADIRAAGGVARMADPEIILRIMDAVTIPVMAKCRIGHFVEAQILEALGVDFIDESEVLTPADEEHHIDKHAFKVPFVCGARDLGEALRRIAEGAAMIRTKGEAGTGNVVEAVRHMRRINAEIKRLQGMRREELMKAAKEMGAPYELVLEVAELGRLPVVNFAAGGIATPADAALMMQLGADGIFVGSGIFKSKDPIKRARAIVAATTYYDDPQVLAEISRDLGEPMPGIDTTSLLPHQRLQERGW; translated from the coding sequence ATGGTTAAGGGAACCTGGACAGTTAAAAAAGGACTGGCAGAGATGCTGAAGGGCGGCGTGATCATGGATGTGACCACGCCGGAGCAGGCCAAGATAGCGGAGGAAGCGGGTGCCTGCGCCGTCATGGCGCTGGAGAGGGTGCCTGCCGACATCCGGGCAGCGGGCGGAGTGGCCCGCATGGCCGATCCGGAGATCATCCTGCGCATTATGGATGCAGTGACCATCCCGGTGATGGCCAAGTGCCGGATCGGTCACTTCGTGGAGGCGCAGATTCTCGAGGCGCTGGGGGTCGACTTTATCGACGAAAGTGAAGTTTTGACCCCCGCCGACGAGGAGCACCACATCGACAAGCATGCCTTCAAAGTTCCCTTCGTCTGTGGTGCGCGGGACTTGGGAGAGGCCCTGCGGCGCATCGCCGAGGGCGCAGCCATGATCCGCACCAAAGGAGAGGCGGGCACCGGCAACGTGGTGGAGGCGGTGCGCCACATGCGCCGCATAAACGCCGAGATAAAGCGCCTGCAGGGGATGCGGCGGGAGGAACTCATGAAGGCGGCCAAGGAGATGGGTGCCCCCTACGAACTGGTGCTGGAGGTGGCGGAGCTCGGCCGGCTGCCGGTAGTTAACTTCGCAGCAGGCGGCATCGCCACCCCGGCGGACGCGGCGCTCATGATGCAGCTCGGGGCGGACGGTATCTTCGTCGGCTCGGGTATCTTCAAGTCGAAGGATCCCATAAAGCGGGCGCGGGCCATAGTGGCCGCCACCACTTACTATGACGATCCCCAGGTGCTGGCCGAGATCTCACGCGATCTGGGGGAGCCCATGCCCGGTATCGACACCACCTCCCTGCTTCCCCACCAGCGCCTGCAGGAGCGGGGATGGTAG
- the pdxT gene encoding pyridoxal 5'-phosphate synthase glutaminase subunit PdxT, whose amino-acid sequence MRVGILALQGAFREHAQTLGRLGVETRLVRRPAELEEIEALVIPGGESTTIGRLLFEFSLVDKLLAKAKEGLPVFGTCAGMVLMAREIEGIEQRTLGLMDITVRRNAFGRQVESFEADLQIPVLGDKPFRGVFIRAPFVTRVGAGVEVLAEFEGKPVLVRQGKLLACAFHPELTNDLRLHRYFLEEVAKA is encoded by the coding sequence ATGCGGGTAGGGATACTGGCCCTGCAGGGGGCGTTTCGCGAGCACGCTCAGACTTTAGGACGGCTGGGGGTAGAGACCCGGCTGGTGCGGCGTCCAGCAGAACTGGAAGAAATAGAGGCGCTGGTGATACCTGGGGGAGAAAGTACCACGATAGGGAGGCTGCTTTTCGAATTCAGCCTGGTGGATAAACTTCTGGCCAAGGCGAAAGAGGGCCTGCCGGTCTTCGGAACCTGTGCCGGTATGGTCCTCATGGCCCGGGAAATTGAGGGGATCGAGCAGAGGACTCTGGGCTTAATGGACATAACGGTGCGGCGCAATGCCTTCGGGCGCCAGGTGGAAAGCTTTGAAGCCGATCTTCAGATACCGGTTCTGGGGGACAAACCCTTCCGCGGCGTCTTCATCCGGGCGCCCTTCGTCACCCGGGTGGGCGCGGGAGTGGAGGTACTGGCCGAATTTGAGGGTAAGCCGGTGTTGGTAAGACAGGGGAAGCTCTTAGCCTGTGCCTTCCACCCGGAGCTCACGAATGACCTGCGATTGCACCGCTACTTCCTGGAGGAGGTAGCGAAGGCTTGA